GGCCGCAAGCTCTCCACGGACCAGCAGATCAACTACCTCAAGCAGCTGATCTCCAAATACCCGATCGACTCCATCGAGGACGGCCTGTCCGAGGAAGATTGGGAAGGTTGGGTGAAGCTCACCAAGGCCATCGGCGACCGCTGCCAGCTCGTCGGCGACGACCTTTTCGTCACCAATGTGAAGTACCTGCAGAAGGGCATCGAGATGGGCGCCGGCAACAGCATCCTCATCAAGGTCAACCAGATCGGCTCCCTGACCGAGACGCTGGACGCCATCGAGATGGCCCACCGCCACGGCTACACGACCGTGACCTCCCACCGCTCCGGCGAGACCGAGGACACCACGATCGCCGACATCGCCGTCGCGACCAACAGCGGCCAGATCAAGACCGGCTCCCTGAGCCGCACCGACCGCATCGCCAAGTACAACCGCCTGATGAAGATTGAGCTCGAGCTCGGCGAGACGGCGGCCTACGGCTACAAGAAGCTCCGCTAAGCGGATCGGAAACGCAATAAAGAAGGCGCCTGCTGCTGCGGGCGCCTTCTTTTTATTTGTCGATGAAGCTGCGGATGAGGGAAGTCGGGGGCAACTCCTTGTCGGACACGGGGACGAAGTAGTGCAGGAAGAGCAGCAGGCGGTGCGCCTCGCTGTATTCCGGGCAGTTCTTCGGGACCGTGGCGAGGATGTACTCGGCGTGGGTGCGGAGCACGGCGAACTCCAGCAGGTAGGCGGAGTTGAAGAGCACGTCGGCCGTCTCCTGGAAGGGATAGATCCAGCGCACCTCCGCCCGGCGGACGTTGGGCCAGTTGGCGATGGTCTCGCGGGGCGTGTAGGCGCCCTTGTTGAAGTCGCGCACGATGCGGCGCAGCAGGCGGTTGTCGCTGGTCGGGATGCAGTTGTGGTCGTCGAGCGAGATGCTCGTGACCGTGTTGATAAAGATACGGAACTTGCAGTTCTCGGGGACGAGGTTGGTCAGCGCGGGATTGAGGGCGTGGATGCCCTCCACCAGCAGGATGGAGTTCTCGCCGAGCTTGAGCTTCTTGTGGTTGTATTCGCGCCTGCCGGTCACGAAGTTGTATTCCGGCACCTCGACTTCCTCGCCCGCGAGCAGCTGCAGGACGTCCTCCTGCAGGTAGTCGTGGTCGACCGTCTCGAAGTTGTCGAAGTCGTAGGTCCCGTCGGGGAACTTGGGCGTGTCGACCCGGTTGACGAAGTAGTCGTCGGTCGAGAAGGACACCGGGTGCAGGCCGCAGGCCTTCAGCTGCACGCTCAGGCGCTTGCAGAAGGTGCTCTTGCCGCTGCTGGTCGGGCCCGTGATCAGGACGATGCGCACGGGGTCGGGGAGGCTGTGCCGCCGGTCGATCTCCTCGGCGATCTGGACGATCTTCTTCTCCTGGAGCGCTTCGGCCACCTGGATCAGGTCGGAGGCCTGTCCGCACTGGCACGCGCAGTTGACGTCGCCGACGTTGTCCAGGCCCATGATGCGGTTCCAGCTGAGCGTCTCCGCGAAGATGTCGAAGGTCTTGGGCTGCTCGAAGAACGGCGCCAGCTGCCCGGGGGCGTGGCGGTCCGGGACGCGCAGCAGCATGCCGCCGCGGTAGGGCGCGAGCCCCCAGACCTTCAGCAGGCCGGTGCTGGGCACGAGCGCGTCGTAGAAGTAGTCGGCCGTGTCGAGCAGGGTATAATAGGTGATATAGACGTCCCCGCAGGTGCGGAGGAGCTTGACCTTGTCGTCGTAGCCGAGCTTGCTGAAGATGCGGATGGCCTCCTCGGCCTGCACTTCGTGCCGGCGGAAGGGGATGTCCTTGTCCACGAGCTCCTGCATCCGGGCGCGGATGGCGTCCACTTCGGCGTCCGCCAGGGGCGCGCCGTCCGGCTTGTCGACGTTGCAGAAATAGCCCTTGGAAATCGGGCGGCGCAGCACGACGCGGTAGTCGGGATACAGGTCCCGGACGGCCTTGCAGAGCAGGAAGCTCAGCGAGCGGCAGTAGATGTTGCGGCCGGCGTAGGAACGGTAGTCCAGGAATTCGACGTCGCGGTTGTTGAAGACGCGGAACTTGAGTCCCTCCGACACGTTGTTGACCTTGGCGGAGAGGATGTCATAGGGGCGTTCGAACTCGAAAGAGGGGAGCATGTCCAGCAGGGTGGTCCCTTCCTGGAACTCCCGGTATGTGTCCGTATTTTTGCAATAGATTCTCAGCATCGTCGCGGATCGGGTTAGTTGCCAATACAAATTTAACGAATTTTTAGTATATTTGTTTCCCGATTGGACCAAAACGGGAATTCAATGTCAAATATTCCAAAGGATGCCTCTCTGCAGCTGCTGGGGCAGCAAAATAGCGCAAGCATCTATCAACTCTGTTCCGACGGATTGTCCAACCGGTACTATGTCGTCAGCGGAGAAGGAACGCGCCATCTGATGGCGTCTCCCGAGGTCGTCGGTTACGAGTCCTACCTGGCCATGAAACCGGCCACGACGGCTGTCCTGAAGTATTTTTCCGAGCAGGGCCTCGCGACCGAGGCCGATATCCTGACCATCCTGCGTGGCGGCCTGAACTACCCGCTGGAGGAGTGCTGCTACAAGGCCGGCGTCCGCGTTCCCAACATGCATTTCATCTCCTGTGAGCGCAAGATCGAGAACGGCGTGATCACGGGCCTGGACATCAAATACGAGAAGCTCCACATCGCCCGCGACATCACCCTGATGATCGGCGACATCATCGCCAGCGGCGACACGCTCCGCCTCTGCCTGTCGCAGGTGGTGGACCGCCTGCGACGCCGCGGCGGCAGCCTCCGCCGCATCATCTTCTTCACGGTCGGCGGCACCAAGGCCATTCCGCTCATGGAGCGCTTCACGGAGGACATCCGCGCCATTTTCCCGGAATTCGAAGGCTTCTGCTGCGTCTTCTACGAGGGCATCTTCACCGTCTACGAAGACAAGGGCGTGACGGGGATCAACATCCCCGACATCGACTTCGGCTGGAAGGGCGGCATCGTGGCGCCCGAATTCCGGCACTACGTGCTCAGCTTCCTGGAGGATGCGCTCTTCGAGAAATGCATCATCTACGACGGCGGCGCGCGCCGCTACGAGATTCCGGAACACTACAAGGAGGTGACGGAATACTGGGAAGCGCTGCTTGCGGTGGCCCCGCAGGTGGACTTCCAGGCCTTCCTGGCCGAAAAGATCGGCTATGCGCGGCCGATCGGCTACGAAGACTGGCGCCGGCTGAACGGCTATCAGCAGCTGGACGTGCAGAAGCTCTTCGAGCTGGAGCAGCACTACCTGGACATCGTGCAGGACCGCAGGCTGGAGGACATCTGCCGGCGCCGCCTGCGCGAGATCGAAGCCAACCTGGGCAAATACCTGGATTCAACTTTAACCCAATAACCACGTTCAATGAGCACGTCAAAATCCCCTGTCGATTTCGACTTTACGACCGGCAAAGTAGCGCAGAACGGTCGTAAGAGCAACCTGAGCATGTTCATGATCATGCTCGGCTTCACCTTCTTCTCCGCCAGTATGTGGGCGGGCCAGAAACTGGCCGCCGGACTGGATTTCCAAGGATTCCTGCTGTCGCTGCTGCTCGGCGGCCTCATCCTGGGCGCCTATACGGGCGCGCTCGGCTTCATCGGCGCCGAGAGCGGCCTGACCCTGGACATGCTGGCCCGCCGCAGTTTCGGCTCCAAGGGCAGCTGGCTCCCCAGCGCGATGATCAGCTTCACGCAGGTGGGCTGGTTCGGCGTGGGCCTGGCCATGTTCGCCATTCCCGTGGCCAAGGAAGTCCTTCATCTGGATCTGGATGGTGACATGCCCGCCAAGGTCTACATGCTCGTGGCCATCGCCGGCATCCTGATGACGGCCAGTGCGTATTTCGGCATCAAGGGCCTGACGGTGATCAGCTATATCGCCGTCCCTGCCGTGGCCATCCTCGGCACCGTGGCGATGATCCTTGCCATCAAGCGCGGCGACGCGGGCCTCGTGGAGCAGTTCTCCCGCGGCACCAAGGACCTCTCCGTCATCGCCGGCGCCGGTCTGGTGATCGGCAGCTTCGTGTCCGGCGGCACGGCTACGCCCAACTTTACGCGCTTCGCCAAGAACGCCCGCGTGGGTCTGTGGGTGACCGTGATCGCCTTCTTCCTGGGCAACAGCCTCATGTTCCTGTTCGGCGCCGTGTCCAGCATCTATGCGGGCGGCAACGACATCTTCGAGGTGATGCTCAACCTCAACCTGTTCTACCTGGCCGTACTGGTCCTGGGCCTGAACATCTGGACCACCAACGACAACGCCCTCTACACCGGCGGCCTGGGCCTGTCCAACATCTTCGGCATCTCCAAGAAGACGATGGTGCTGATCTCCGGCCTCATCGGCACGGTGGCGGCCGTGTGGCTCTACAACAATTTCTGCGACTGGCTGAATGTGCTCAACTGCACCCTTCCGCCTGTCGGCATCATTCTGATCCTCAGCTATTTCTGCAACCGGAAAGCTTATCTGGAGGAGAAAATGCCCGTCATCAATGTCAACTGGTTCGCTATCGCCGGCGTTGTCTTGGGCGCCGTGGTCGCCAATCTCGTGAAATGGGGCATCCCTTCGATCAACGGCATGACCGTGGCGGCCGTTATCTTCGTGATCGGCGACTGTATCCGGAAAAAACAAGCTTAAAAATATCGAAACTTTATGAGTCAAGTCCATGTAATCGATCACCCGATGGTCCAGCACAAGCTGACCATCATGCGCGACAAGGAGACGGGATCCAAGGATTTCCGGCAGCTCCTGGAGGAGATCTCCCTGTTGATGGGATATGAGATCACGCGCGATATTCCCCTCGAAGACGTTGACATCGAGACCCCGATCTGCAAGATGACCGCCAAGAAGGTCAGCGGCCGCAAGCTCGCCATCGTCCCCATTCTGCGTGCAGGCATGGGCATGGTCGAGGGCCTGCATACGCTCGTGCCGGTGGCCAAGGTCGGCCATATCGGCCTCTACCGCAACGAGCAGACCCATGAGCCGGTGGTGTACTACTGCAAGCTCCCGGAGGACATTCAGGACCGCCTGGTCATCGTCACGGACCCGATGCTCGCGACGGGCGGCAGCTCCTGCGACGCCCTGGCGATGCTCAAGGAGCGCGGCTGCACCAACATCCGCCTGATGTGCCTCGTGGCGGCGCCGGAAGGCATCGCCCGCGTGCAGAAGGAGCATCCCGACGTGGACATCTACGTGGCGGCGATCGACGACCACCTCAATGCCGACGCCTACATCGTCCCGGGCTTGGGCGACGCGGGCGACCGCATCTTCGGCACGAAATAAAAAAGAAAGGCGCTGCGGTCTGCAGCGCCTTTTCTTTTATTGTGGACGATTAATAATTGTCGTAGTACTTGGCTTCGCGGGGCGAGACCTTGGACATGTTGTCCAGGAGGTCCTGGTTGGTCTTGTACTCGTCCATCAGCTGAAGCATGAAGTTCATCGCCTCGGTCGGGTTCATGTCGGCCAGGAGCTTGCGGAGGATCCAGATGCGCTGGCTCTGATCCTGCCGGTAGAGCAGGTCGTCGCGGCGGGTGCCGGAGAGCACCACGTTGACGGCCGGGAAGATACGGCGGTTGGCGAGCGTGCGGTCAAGCTGGATCTCGGAGTTGCCGGTGCCCTTGAACTCCTCGAAGATGACTTCGTCCATCTTGGAGCCGGTCTCGGTCAGGGCCGTGGCGAGGATGGTCAGGGAGCCGCCGCCTTCGATGTTGCGGGCGGCACCGAAGAAGCGCTTGGGCTTCTGCAGGGCGTTGGCGTCCACGCCGCCGGTCAGGACCTTGCCGGAAGCCGGCTGGACGGTGTTGTAGGCGCGGGCGAGGCGGGTGATGGAGTCGAGCAGGATCACGACGTCGTGGCCGCATTCGACCAGGCGGCGGGCCTTCTCGATGACCATGTTGGCCACCTTGACGTGCTTCTCGGCCGGCTCGTCGAAGGTAGAGGCGACGACCTCGGCCTGCACGCTGCGCTGCATGTCCGTGACCTCCTCGGGACGCTCGTCCACGAGCAGCACGATCTCGTATACCTCCGGATGGTTGTTCGCGATGGCGTTGGCGATGCTCTTGAGGAGCAGTGTCTTACCGGCCTTCGGCGGGGAGACGATCAGCATGCGCTGGCCCTTGCCGATCGGGGCGAACATGTCCACGATGCGGCAGCTGATGTCGCGGTTGCTGGCGCCGCCGGTGAGGTTGAACTTCTCGTCCGGGAAGAGGGGTGTGAGGAAGTCGAACGGCACGCGGTCGCGGATGAACTCGATGCTGCGGCCGTTGACGGACTTGATCCGCACGAGCGGGAAATATTTGTCGCCTTCGCGCGGCGGGCGGATCTCACCGGTCACGGTGTCACCGCTCTTGAGCGCGTTGACCTTGATCTGCTGCTGGGAGACGTAGATGTCGTCTGGAGAATTCAGGTAGTTGTAGTCGGAAGAACGGAGGAAGCCGTAGCCGTCCGGCATGATCTCCAGCACGCCCGTGGCCTCGACGGTCCCTTCGAATTCCGGGACGCGCGGCTTGGGGGCCGGCT
This Bacteroidales bacterium WCE2004 DNA region includes the following protein-coding sequences:
- a CDS encoding uracil phosphoribosyltransferase (manually curated), producing the protein MSQVHVIDHPMVQHKLTIMRDKETGSKDFRQLLEEISLLMGYEITRDIPLEDVDIETPICKMTAKKVSGRKLAIVPILRAGMGMVEGLHTLVPVAKVGHIGLYRNEQTHEPVVYYCKLPEDIQDRLVIVTDPMLATGGSSCDALAMLKERGCTNIRLMCLVAAPEGIARVQKEHPDVDIYVAAIDDHLNADAYIVPGLGDAGDRIFGTK
- a CDS encoding transcription termination factor Rho, whose product is MTHKLFELDKMNREQLEAIATELNIKGIKKIDSENLAYQILDAEARQESVKPTPEPAQPKARRGRPKKAAEEAKPAEAADSKVQVQEAAKPEKPAAKQGRQQAAKADKPAKQQAPKAQDTPAPAAEKPAEENAPVQEAAAPKKRSRSKAKGEAQPEQAPVQEQNAAPQPKEKAEAAPAEPKAEEAAQAPQQRQNNNGQNNGQQRQRFQNNQPAPKPRVPEFEGTVEATGVLEIMPDGYGFLRSSDYNYLNSPDDIYVSQQQIKVNALKSGDTVTGEIRPPREGDKYFPLVRIKSVNGRSIEFIRDRVPFDFLTPLFPDEKFNLTGGASNRDISCRIVDMFAPIGKGQRMLIVSPPKAGKTLLLKSIANAIANNHPEVYEIVLLVDERPEEVTDMQRSVQAEVVASTFDEPAEKHVKVANMVIEKARRLVECGHDVVILLDSITRLARAYNTVQPASGKVLTGGVDANALQKPKRFFGAARNIEGGGSLTILATALTETGSKMDEVIFEEFKGTGNSEIQLDRTLANRRIFPAVNVVLSGTRRDDLLYRQDQSQRIWILRKLLADMNPTEAMNFMLQLMDEYKTNQDLLDNMSKVSPREAKYYDNY
- a CDS encoding uridine kinase produces the protein MLRIYCKNTDTYREFQEGTTLLDMLPSFEFERPYDILSAKVNNVSEGLKFRVFNNRDVEFLDYRSYAGRNIYCRSLSFLLCKAVRDLYPDYRVVLRRPISKGYFCNVDKPDGAPLADAEVDAIRARMQELVDKDIPFRRHEVQAEEAIRIFSKLGYDDKVKLLRTCGDVYITYYTLLDTADYFYDALVPSTGLLKVWGLAPYRGGMLLRVPDRHAPGQLAPFFEQPKTFDIFAETLSWNRIMGLDNVGDVNCACQCGQASDLIQVAEALQEKKIVQIAEEIDRRHSLPDPVRIVLITGPTSSGKSTFCKRLSVQLKACGLHPVSFSTDDYFVNRVDTPKFPDGTYDFDNFETVDHDYLQEDVLQLLAGEEVEVPEYNFVTGRREYNHKKLKLGENSILLVEGIHALNPALTNLVPENCKFRIFINTVTSISLDDHNCIPTSDNRLLRRIVRDFNKGAYTPRETIANWPNVRRAEVRWIYPFQETADVLFNSAYLLEFAVLRTHAEYILATVPKNCPEYSEAHRLLLFLHYFVPVSDKELPPTSLIRSFIDK
- a CDS encoding cytosine permease, whose protein sequence is MSTSKSPVDFDFTTGKVAQNGRKSNLSMFMIMLGFTFFSASMWAGQKLAAGLDFQGFLLSLLLGGLILGAYTGALGFIGAESGLTLDMLARRSFGSKGSWLPSAMISFTQVGWFGVGLAMFAIPVAKEVLHLDLDGDMPAKVYMLVAIAGILMTASAYFGIKGLTVISYIAVPAVAILGTVAMILAIKRGDAGLVEQFSRGTKDLSVIAGAGLVIGSFVSGGTATPNFTRFAKNARVGLWVTVIAFFLGNSLMFLFGAVSSIYAGGNDIFEVMLNLNLFYLAVLVLGLNIWTTNDNALYTGGLGLSNIFGISKKTMVLISGLIGTVAAVWLYNNFCDWLNVLNCTLPPVGIILILSYFCNRKAYLEEKMPVINVNWFAIAGVVLGAVVANLVKWGIPSINGMTVAAVIFVIGDCIRKKQA